One Gordonia sp. SID5947 genomic region harbors:
- a CDS encoding MBL fold metallo-hydrolase, which translates to MSPQDVSLSDSYTGDLSESPRPQRRTLGSATIVKMSVGPMDNNVYVITSAQTGDQLIIDAANDADRILEVVRSLPGTPKLIFTTHQHFDHWQALTEVAGELGVPTAAGRLDAGELPVTPDRLIDDGDTIEVGDLTFDAIHLAGHTPGSIALAYTDGDGVHLFTGDCLFPGGVGKTWEPGHFDTLIDDVSTKIFDRYPDSTVVYPGHGKDTTLGAERPSLPEWRERGW; encoded by the coding sequence ATGAGCCCCCAGGATGTATCCCTCAGCGACAGTTACACCGGCGATCTCTCGGAGTCACCTCGGCCTCAGCGGCGAACCCTCGGCTCGGCGACGATCGTCAAGATGTCTGTCGGTCCGATGGACAACAACGTCTACGTGATCACCTCCGCACAGACCGGCGACCAGCTGATCATCGACGCCGCGAACGACGCCGACCGGATCCTCGAGGTGGTCAGGTCCCTGCCCGGTACCCCGAAACTGATCTTCACCACACATCAGCATTTCGATCACTGGCAGGCGCTGACCGAGGTGGCAGGCGAACTGGGCGTGCCGACGGCGGCGGGCCGTCTCGATGCCGGCGAGCTGCCCGTCACCCCGGACCGGTTGATCGATGACGGCGACACCATCGAGGTGGGCGACCTCACCTTCGACGCCATCCATCTGGCCGGCCACACCCCCGGCTCGATCGCGCTCGCCTACACCGACGGCGACGGGGTTCACCTCTTCACCGGCGATTGCCTCTTCCCCGGTGGCGTCGGCAAGACCTGGGAGCCCGGTCATTTCGACACGCTGATCGACGACGTGTCGACCAAGATCTTCGATCGCTATCCGGATTCGACGGTGGTCTATCCAGGGCACGGCAAGGACACCACGCTGGGCGCCGAGCGTCCTTCGCTACCCGAATGGCGCGAGCGCGGCTGGTGA
- the uvrA gene encoding excinuclease ABC subunit UvrA — translation MVDRLIVRGAREHNLRGIDVDLPRDSLIVFTGLSGSGKSSLAFDTIFAEGQRRYVESLSAYARQFLGQMDKPDVDFIEGLSPAVSIDQKSTNRNPRSTVGTITEVYDYLRLLYARAGRAHCPECGALIAKQTPQQIVDQVLEMDQGVRFQVLAPVVRTRKGEFVDLFAELQTQGFSRARVDGTVHQLTDPPKLKKQEKHDIEVVVDRLAVKTSAKQRLTDSIETALRLADGIVVLDFVDLDESDPHRERRFSERMACPNGHPIAIDDLEPRSFSFNSPYGACPECDGLGIRKEVDEELVVPDPDLSLSDGAIAPWSGGHNADYFLRLMGGLADQMGFDVDTPWRKLPAKARNAILNGSDHQVHVKFRNRYGRTRSYYTEFEGVLSFLARRMDQTESEQMKERYEGYMRDVPCPACQGARLRPEILSVTLDHPTFGPKSIAEVCALSVSECADYLNGLELDARQQAIAGRVLKEVQARITFLLDVGLEYLSLSRAAGSLSGGEAQRIRLATQIGSGLAGVLYVLDEPSIGLHQRDNRRLIETLTRLRDLGNTLIVVEHDEDTIRSADWIVDIGPRAGEHGGEVVHSGSYKDLLRNRRSLTGAYLSGRDTLPVPAIRRPISRRKQLTVVGAREHNLRGIDVPFPLGVLTAITGVSGSGKSTLVNDILATVLANKLNGARQVPGRHTRVKGLDHLDKLVQVDQSPIGRTPRSNPATYTGVFDKIRTLFAATTEAKVRGYQPGRFSFNVKGGRCEACTGEGTIKIEMNFLPDVYVPCEVCHGARYNRETLEVHYKGKTISEVLDMPIEEASEFFEPVTSIHRYLKTLVDVGLGYVRLGQPAPTLSGGEAQRVKLAAELQKRSTGRTAYILDEPTTGLHFEDIKKLLGVISGLVDKGNTVIVIEHNLDVIKTADWVIDMGPEGGTGGGMVVAEGTPEDIAAVPESHTGKFLADILELDETVASAG, via the coding sequence GTGGTTGACCGTCTCATCGTCCGCGGCGCCCGCGAACACAACCTGCGCGGGATCGACGTGGATCTCCCTCGGGACAGCCTCATCGTGTTCACGGGGCTCTCCGGGTCGGGCAAGTCCTCATTGGCGTTCGACACCATCTTCGCCGAGGGACAGCGACGCTACGTCGAATCGCTGTCAGCGTATGCGCGCCAGTTCCTCGGGCAGATGGACAAGCCGGACGTCGATTTCATCGAAGGATTGTCACCGGCCGTCTCCATCGACCAGAAGTCGACCAACCGCAACCCGCGGTCCACGGTCGGCACGATCACCGAGGTCTACGACTACCTCCGTCTGCTCTACGCCCGTGCGGGACGTGCCCACTGCCCCGAGTGCGGTGCCCTGATCGCCAAGCAGACACCACAGCAGATCGTCGACCAGGTCCTCGAGATGGATCAGGGCGTGCGTTTCCAGGTGCTCGCCCCCGTCGTCCGCACCCGCAAGGGCGAGTTCGTCGACCTCTTCGCCGAACTGCAGACCCAGGGCTTCTCCCGTGCGCGGGTCGACGGCACCGTGCATCAGTTGACCGATCCGCCGAAGCTCAAAAAGCAGGAGAAGCACGACATCGAGGTCGTCGTCGACCGTCTCGCCGTCAAGACCAGTGCGAAGCAGCGTCTCACCGATTCCATCGAGACCGCTCTGCGCCTCGCGGACGGCATAGTGGTCCTCGACTTCGTCGACCTCGACGAATCGGACCCGCACCGGGAACGCCGATTCTCCGAGCGCATGGCGTGCCCGAACGGGCACCCGATCGCGATCGACGATCTCGAACCGCGGTCGTTCTCGTTCAACTCGCCGTACGGCGCCTGCCCGGAGTGTGACGGCCTCGGCATCCGCAAAGAAGTCGACGAGGAACTGGTGGTCCCCGACCCCGACCTCTCGCTGTCGGACGGGGCCATCGCCCCGTGGTCGGGTGGGCACAATGCCGACTATTTCCTGCGGCTGATGGGTGGCCTCGCCGATCAGATGGGGTTCGATGTTGACACCCCGTGGCGGAAGCTGCCGGCCAAGGCGCGCAACGCCATCCTGAACGGCAGCGACCACCAGGTCCATGTGAAGTTCCGAAATCGGTACGGGCGAACCCGTTCGTACTACACCGAATTCGAAGGTGTGTTGTCGTTCCTGGCCCGGCGCATGGATCAGACCGAGTCCGAACAGATGAAGGAGCGGTACGAGGGGTACATGCGCGACGTGCCGTGCCCGGCGTGCCAGGGTGCGCGTCTGAGGCCGGAGATCCTCTCGGTCACCCTCGATCATCCGACCTTCGGACCCAAGTCCATCGCCGAGGTGTGCGCGCTGTCGGTGTCGGAGTGCGCCGACTATCTCAACGGCCTGGAACTCGACGCGCGTCAGCAGGCCATCGCCGGACGCGTTCTCAAAGAGGTCCAGGCGCGCATCACGTTCCTGCTCGACGTCGGGCTCGAGTACCTGTCGCTGTCGCGGGCCGCCGGCTCGCTGTCGGGCGGCGAGGCGCAGCGTATCCGGCTGGCCACCCAGATCGGCTCCGGACTTGCAGGCGTGCTCTACGTTCTCGACGAGCCGTCCATCGGACTACATCAGCGGGACAATCGTCGTCTCATCGAGACCCTCACGCGGCTCAGGGATCTCGGCAACACGCTGATCGTCGTCGAACACGACGAGGACACCATCCGCTCTGCGGACTGGATCGTCGACATCGGTCCGCGGGCAGGTGAGCACGGTGGCGAAGTGGTGCACAGCGGAAGCTACAAGGACCTGCTGCGCAACCGCCGGTCGCTGACGGGCGCCTACTTGTCGGGGCGCGACACGTTGCCGGTGCCGGCGATCCGACGACCGATCTCCCGGCGGAAGCAACTCACCGTCGTCGGTGCGCGTGAACACAACCTGCGCGGCATCGACGTACCCTTCCCGCTCGGCGTCCTCACCGCGATCACCGGTGTCTCGGGCTCGGGGAAGTCGACTCTTGTCAACGACATCCTCGCGACCGTGCTCGCCAACAAACTCAACGGCGCGCGCCAGGTGCCCGGTCGGCATACCCGGGTGAAGGGTCTCGATCATCTCGACAAGCTCGTCCAGGTCGATCAGTCACCGATCGGCCGCACCCCGCGCTCGAATCCGGCCACCTATACCGGCGTCTTCGACAAGATCCGGACGTTGTTCGCCGCGACCACCGAGGCAAAGGTGCGTGGTTATCAACCGGGCCGCTTCTCGTTCAACGTGAAGGGCGGGCGCTGCGAGGCCTGTACGGGCGAGGGCACCATCAAGATCGAGATGAACTTCCTCCCGGACGTCTATGTGCCCTGCGAGGTGTGTCACGGCGCGCGCTACAACCGGGAGACGCTCGAGGTGCATTACAAGGGAAAGACCATCTCCGAGGTCCTCGACATGCCGATCGAGGAGGCCTCCGAGTTCTTCGAACCCGTCACCTCCATCCATCGGTACCTGAAGACGCTCGTCGACGTGGGGCTCGGGTACGTGCGTCTCGGTCAGCCCGCGCCGACACTGTCCGGCGGTGAGGCTCAGCGAGTGAAGCTGGCCGCGGAACTCCAGAAGCGATCGACCGGCCGGACGGCCTACATCCTCGACGAGCCGACCACCGGTCTGCATTTCGAGGACATCAAGAAGTTGCTGGGTGTGATCAGCGGACTGGTCGACAAGGGCAACACCGTGATCGTCATCGAGCACAACCTCGACGTCATCAAGACTGCAGACTGGGTCATCGACATGGGGCCCGAGGGCGGTACCGGCGGCGGCATGGTGG